Proteins encoded together in one Impatiens glandulifera chromosome 1, dImpGla2.1, whole genome shotgun sequence window:
- the LOC124943194 gene encoding cytochrome P450 724B1-like produces the protein MVLATLTIPLIIVKYLMNYNISYPKSNLPKGRMGWPLVGETISYLKPHKSTILGSFLQEHCSNYGKVFKSNLFGCSTIVSCDHELNTFVLQNEDKLFESSYPSAIHGILGKFSMMLVTGEHHRKLRAVAVGFIGKSKSRPDFFAYVEAMTISLMDSWKLEPQIAFFKQSKRFTLFVMLKYVMDMEPDDPLAPRMLEDFMSYMKGFVSVPVQIPGTAFARAVKARQRLANTVKEVMRDRVRAGSTNSINRGDLIDEMIKIDDDKLSEDEKVSVALDILLAGYETTSGLMALVVYFLVQSPLSIQHLKEEHMAIRMRKMELGEPLNSQDYKQMNFTSDVIWEALRCGNLVKFLHRKAIKEVRFKGRKYEYVIPAGWKVLPVLAGSHLDSSLHPNPTEFNPQRWDQQEMMKKVIPFGGGSRLCPGGDLGRLETSLFLHHFVLNYRWKVQADESPLSCPYLDFNRGMLLDIEPLETGKC, from the exons ATGGTACTAGCAACACTTACTATTCCATTGATTATTGTGAAATACTTgatgaattataatatttcatatccAAAATCAAATTTACCTAAAGGAAGAATGGGTTGGCCATTAGTGGGTGAAACAATTAGCTATCTTAAACCCCATAAATCAACCATCTTGGGTAGCTTCTTGCAAGAACATTGTTCAAATTATGGAAAGGTTTTCAAATCAAATCTTTTTGGGTGTTCAACAATCGTTTCATGTGATCATGAGCTCAACACATTCGTTCTTCAAAATGAAGATAAGTTGTTTGAGAGCAGTTACCCTTCAGCCATCCATGGAATCTTGGGAAAGTTTTCAATGATGCTTGTAACCGGAGAACATCATCGAAAATTGAGAGCAGTTGCTGTTGGGTTTATTGGGAAATCAAAGTCAAGACCGGATTTCTTTGCTTATGTAGAAGCTATGACTATATCTCTCATGGATTCATGGAAATTGGAACCACAAATTGCCTTCTTCAAACAATCTAAAAGG TTCACTTTATTTGTAATGCTAAAATATGTGATGGATATGGAACCTGATGATCCATTGGCTCCAAGAATGTTAGAGGACTTCATGAGTTATATGAAAGGGTTCGTGTCGGTCCCAGTTCAGATTCCAGGCACAGCTTTCGCGAGAGCGGTTAAGGCAAGGCAAAGGTTGGCGAACACAGTCAAAGAAGTGATGAGGGATAGGGTTAGGGCTGGATCAACTAATAGTATTAACCGAGGAGACTTGATTGACGAAATGATCAAGATTGATGATGATAAACTTAGTGAGGATGAGAAGGTGAGTGTGGCATTGGACATTCTGTTGGCTGGTTACGAGACAACATCAGGTCTTATGGCTCTCGTCGTCTATTTTCTCGTACAATCGCCTCTTTCCATTCAACACCTCAAA GAAGAACACATGGCTATAAGGATGAGAAAAATGGAATTAGGAGAACCTCTAAACTCACAAGATTACAAACAAATGAACTTCACTtctgat GTGATATGGGAAGCTCTTAGATGTGGTAACTTGGTCAAATTCCTGCACAGGAAAGCCATTAAAGAAGTGAGATTCAAAG GTAGAAAATATGAATATGTGATTCCAGCTGGGTGGAAAGTTCTTCCAGTGTTGGCAGGATCTCACCTAGATTCCTCACTTCATCCCAATCCTACTGAATTCAACCCTCAAAGATGG gatcAACAAGAAATGATGAAGAAGGTAATTCCCTTTGGAGGTGGATCGAGGTTGTGTCCTGGTGGTGATCTTGGAAGACTGGAAACATCCCTTTTCCTTCATCATTTTGTTCTCAACTACAG GTGGAAGGTCCAAGCAGATGAATCTCCCCTCTCTTGCCCTTATCTGGATTTCAATAGAGGCATGCTGCTAGATATAGAACCATTAGAAACAGGAAAATGTTAA